The Bacteroidota bacterium genome contains a region encoding:
- a CDS encoding glutamate-1-semialdehyde 2,1-aminomutase encodes MKIIAITQARYGSSRLPGKVLKTVNGKTLLQLHLERTLKSSKIDGLIVATTVEKEADAIETLAYNMGLKAYRGSINDVLDRFYQAVKSEQPDYVVRITSDCPLIDATVIDAVIETCISNGCDYCSNTMNPTYPDGVDVEVMKFSALEKAWKEAVLTSEREHVTPYIWKNSTAKGGTLFKSISFENKQDYSGYRLTVDEASDFELISKLVQAIGDDKGWQDYVGYLDTHKELFEINAYIKRNEGLMKSFAQDKIQLRTITNFAKSDVYRSKIHDLIPGGAHTYSKGDDQFPQLSPAAIAYGKGSHVWDIDGNEYLDCSMGLTSVGLGHAYGPVVEKIKAELDNGVNFQRPSYLEMEMAEKFLSLVPQHDMVKFAKNGSIVTTAAVKLARAYTGRKLVAFPGDHPFYSYDDWFIGKTACNKGVPDEITELSVTFKGYDLQSLKDLFAQYPGQIACVITEPERSNCDETVADYLRAAIELCHQNGALFIADEMITGFKTAFPGTMTKYNIEPDMATWGKGIANGYSFCALTGKKEVMELGGIRRTGEEKVFLTSTTHGGETHAIVAGLATIEEFEKNDVIGHNQAIGDLFIKLNNEVIAEQGLQNYVEVVPANWFTLFNFKDKTGQPNAGLRTLAQQEMIKRGVLFQGAFVPCFSHTELDVQYFAEAMRQSLEVYKMGLEEGYEKYLVGEPAKPVFRKFL; translated from the coding sequence GTGAAAATTATTGCCATCACACAAGCCCGCTATGGTTCATCTAGATTGCCGGGTAAAGTGCTGAAAACCGTCAACGGGAAAACCCTGCTGCAACTGCACCTAGAGCGTACACTTAAGTCATCAAAAATTGATGGGTTAATAGTTGCTACAACGGTAGAGAAAGAAGCCGATGCAATTGAGACCCTTGCCTATAACATGGGTTTGAAGGCATACAGGGGTTCTATAAACGACGTGCTGGACAGGTTTTACCAAGCCGTTAAAAGCGAGCAACCCGATTACGTGGTGCGTATCACCTCGGATTGCCCGTTAATAGATGCTACGGTAATAGATGCCGTAATAGAAACCTGCATTAGCAACGGTTGCGATTATTGCTCCAACACAATGAACCCTACTTATCCTGATGGGGTAGATGTGGAAGTAATGAAGTTTAGCGCACTGGAAAAGGCTTGGAAAGAAGCTGTTCTTACCTCAGAACGTGAGCACGTAACCCCATACATTTGGAAAAACTCAACAGCCAAAGGCGGAACGTTGTTTAAAAGCATCAGTTTTGAAAACAAACAAGATTATTCAGGGTATCGCTTAACTGTAGACGAGGCTTCTGACTTTGAGCTGATAAGCAAATTAGTTCAAGCTATAGGGGATGATAAAGGGTGGCAAGATTACGTAGGCTACTTAGATACACACAAAGAGCTTTTTGAAATTAACGCATATATAAAACGAAACGAGGGACTTATGAAATCGTTTGCACAAGATAAAATACAATTACGTACCATCACCAACTTTGCCAAGTCGGATGTGTACCGTAGCAAAATCCATGATTTAATACCGGGTGGTGCCCACACCTATTCAAAAGGTGACGACCAGTTTCCTCAATTATCTCCCGCAGCCATTGCTTATGGCAAAGGCTCACACGTGTGGGATATTGACGGTAATGAATATTTAGATTGCTCAATGGGGCTTACCTCGGTAGGCTTAGGTCATGCTTACGGTCCCGTGGTTGAGAAAATTAAAGCTGAGTTAGATAACGGTGTGAACTTTCAACGCCCGTCTTATTTAGAGATGGAAATGGCAGAAAAATTCCTGTCGTTAGTTCCCCAACACGATATGGTGAAGTTTGCCAAAAACGGTTCAATAGTTACCACAGCGGCAGTTAAACTGGCGCGTGCATATACAGGCCGTAAATTAGTAGCATTCCCCGGCGACCATCCATTTTATTCTTACGACGATTGGTTCATTGGCAAAACAGCTTGTAACAAAGGTGTTCCTGATGAAATAACCGAGCTTTCGGTAACCTTTAAAGGGTATGATTTACAATCATTAAAAGACTTATTTGCCCAATATCCCGGTCAAATTGCCTGCGTGATTACAGAGCCCGAACGCAGTAATTGTGATGAAACCGTTGCTGATTATTTGCGTGCTGCCATTGAATTGTGTCACCAAAACGGAGCACTATTTATTGCTGATGAGATGATTACCGGCTTCAAAACAGCTTTCCCAGGTACAATGACCAAATACAACATTGAGCCTGATATGGCTACATGGGGTAAAGGGATTGCAAACGGGTATTCGTTTTGTGCACTTACTGGCAAGAAAGAAGTGATGGAGTTGGGCGGTATTCGAAGAACGGGAGAAGAGAAAGTGTTTTTGACTTCAACCACTCACGGTGGGGAGACCCATGCCATAGTTGCTGGTCTTGCTACCATTGAGGAGTTTGAAAAGAACGATGTAATAGGTCACAACCAAGCCATTGGCGATTTATTTATAAAACTTAATAACGAGGTAATTGCTGAACAAGGCTTGCAAAATTACGTTGAAGTAGTACCTGCCAATTGGTTCACCTTGTTTAATTTTAAAGATAAAACAGGTCAGCCTAATGCAGGTCTTCGTACCCTTGCACAGCAAGAAATGATTAAACGCGGAGTATTGTTCCAAGGTGCATTTGTTCCTTGTTTCAGCCATACCGAGTTGGATGTGCAATACTTTGCAGAAGCCATGCGTCAATCGCTTGAAGTTTACAAAATGGGTTTAGAAGAAGGGTATGAGAAATACTTGGTAGGCGAACCTGCCAAACCTGTTTTCCGCAAATTTTTATAA
- a CDS encoding aldo/keto reductase, whose protein sequence is MPILNNKLILGTVQFGLDYGINNSAGKPSKEQVFKIFEEAAKAGVTILDTADAYGNASELIGEFFSVSKTRFEINTKFKAEKGKSIEAQLTHSLNQLNAEQVNIYFYHRFDEMLEFPETLTELQVLKNQSLINKIGVSVYGNNEFEIAVNTPEVDAIQLPFNLLDNYSQRGALLKQAKQKGKEIQVRSVFLQGLFFKNLNDYPAYLTPLKPYMQTVNEFENGMGMEALALSYALAQPEIDNVLIGVDTLEQLQQNLSYSNTELPTNIVSRINAIHVAETELLYPKNWK, encoded by the coding sequence ATCCCCATTTTGAACAATAAACTAATACTGGGCACGGTTCAGTTTGGGTTAGATTACGGAATTAATAATTCTGCGGGCAAACCCTCAAAAGAACAAGTGTTCAAAATATTTGAAGAAGCTGCCAAAGCAGGCGTAACTATATTAGATACGGCCGATGCTTATGGTAATGCTTCAGAATTGATTGGAGAGTTTTTCTCCGTTTCAAAAACTCGCTTTGAGATAAACACCAAATTTAAGGCTGAAAAAGGTAAAAGTATTGAAGCCCAGCTTACTCACTCACTTAACCAACTAAATGCAGAACAGGTAAATATTTATTTTTACCACCGTTTTGATGAAATGCTGGAGTTTCCTGAAACCTTAACGGAGTTACAGGTGCTTAAAAACCAAAGTCTAATAAACAAAATCGGGGTTTCTGTTTACGGCAATAATGAATTTGAGATTGCTGTTAATACCCCCGAAGTTGATGCAATTCAGCTGCCCTTTAACTTATTGGATAACTACAGCCAACGTGGTGCGTTACTAAAACAAGCCAAGCAAAAGGGCAAAGAAATACAAGTACGTTCAGTGTTTTTGCAAGGACTATTCTTTAAAAACCTAAACGATTATCCAGCCTACTTGACACCATTAAAACCGTATATGCAAACGGTTAATGAGTTTGAAAACGGTATGGGTATGGAGGCATTAGCACTGTCATACGCATTAGCTCAACCCGAAATTGACAATGTGCTGATAGGCGTTGACACGCTGGAACAATTACAACAAAATCTTTCCTATTCAAATACGGAGCTGCCTACAAATATTGTTAGCCGCATAAACGCTATTCACGTAGCAGAAACAGAACTTCTTTATCCCAAAAACTGGAAGTGA
- a CDS encoding GNAT family N-acetyltransferase — protein MESKNLFVRELVAEDIKESYLDWFKNDEVTKFLEVDGHALTVQDVIRYFEHGRATKTYFMYAICLKETGKHIGNLKVGPIDWKHGLSDLVTVIGDREQWGKGYATEAIKLGNRLAFEKYNIRKLTGGMYASNIGSTKAYTNAGWIIEGRLFNHYVVEGKFEDRIIVSCFNPHFEQ, from the coding sequence ATGGAGAGTAAAAACTTATTTGTACGCGAGTTAGTAGCAGAAGATATAAAAGAAAGCTATTTAGATTGGTTTAAAAACGACGAGGTTACGAAGTTTTTAGAGGTAGATGGCCATGCTTTGACTGTACAAGATGTAATCAGGTACTTTGAACACGGCAGGGCAACAAAAACGTATTTTATGTACGCTATTTGCTTGAAAGAAACGGGTAAACATATAGGGAACCTAAAAGTAGGTCCTATTGATTGGAAACACGGTCTTTCAGACTTGGTTACCGTTATCGGTGACAGGGAGCAGTGGGGTAAGGGATATGCAACTGAAGCCATTAAACTTGGGAACAGACTTGCGTTTGAGAAATACAATATTCGGAAACTTACAGGCGGTATGTATGCTTCTAACATAGGAAGTACCAAAGCCTATACCAATGCAGGCTGGATAATTGAAGGTCGCTTATTTAACCATTATGTGGTTGAAGGCAAGTTTGAAGACAGGATAATAGTTAGCTGCTTTAATCCCCATTTTGAACAATAA
- the pseC gene encoding UDP-4-amino-4,6-dideoxy-N-acetyl-beta-L-altrosamine transaminase yields MQKPIPYGKQNITDEDIAAVIEVLKSDFLTQGPNIARFEEKFAQYVGSKYAIAISNATAALHICAMALGVKEGSNVITTSITFAASANCIRYCGGNVYFADIDPETYCLDINKVEELIKSKPKGFFSGIIPVDLAGFAVDLEAYRKLADEHGLWIIEDACHAPGGYFTDSKGQKQFCGNGNFAEVSVFSFHPVKHIATGEGGMITTNSEELYKKLMVLRTHGITKDPAVMQENHGGWYYEMQELGYNYRLTDFQAALGITQLSRADWGLERRREIAAKYEAAFKGDSKILSQSGVVKGHAYHLYVIQVEDRAGLYNHLRKNNIFAQVHYIPVHTMPYYQTFGWKKGDMPEAEKYYSQCLSLPMFPTLTNDEQEFVIKSVLNFLENGE; encoded by the coding sequence ATGCAAAAGCCCATACCCTACGGCAAGCAAAATATAACAGACGAAGATATTGCTGCTGTTATTGAAGTGCTGAAATCGGATTTCCTTACTCAGGGACCTAACATCGCACGTTTTGAAGAAAAGTTTGCCCAATACGTGGGCAGCAAGTATGCGATAGCAATTTCAAATGCTACTGCGGCATTGCACATTTGTGCAATGGCTTTGGGAGTAAAAGAAGGCAGTAATGTAATTACTACTTCAATCACCTTTGCCGCTTCAGCAAATTGCATCAGGTATTGTGGCGGTAATGTATATTTTGCTGATATTGATCCTGAAACGTATTGTTTAGATATCAATAAAGTTGAGGAGCTGATAAAATCTAAACCAAAAGGATTTTTTAGCGGAATAATACCTGTTGATCTTGCCGGTTTTGCAGTTGATTTGGAAGCCTACCGTAAATTGGCCGATGAACACGGACTTTGGATAATTGAGGATGCTTGTCATGCCCCGGGTGGATATTTCACTGACTCAAAAGGCCAAAAACAATTTTGCGGAAACGGAAACTTTGCTGAGGTATCGGTGTTCTCTTTTCATCCGGTTAAGCACATAGCAACCGGAGAAGGCGGAATGATAACTACCAACAGCGAAGAGTTGTACAAAAAACTAATGGTATTGCGTACACATGGTATTACCAAAGACCCGGCAGTGATGCAAGAAAATCATGGCGGGTGGTACTATGAAATGCAAGAGCTGGGATACAACTATCGTCTAACCGATTTTCAGGCAGCCTTGGGTATTACCCAATTAAGCCGTGCTGATTGGGGTTTAGAAAGAAGAAGGGAAATTGCTGCTAAGTATGAGGCTGCTTTTAAAGGCGATTCAAAAATACTTTCGCAATCTGGTGTTGTTAAAGGCCACGCTTATCATTTATATGTTATCCAAGTAGAAGATAGAGCTGGTTTGTATAATCATCTACGCAAAAACAATATTTTTGCACAGGTACATTATATACCCGTGCATACCATGCCTTATTATCAAACGTTTGGATGGAAGAAGGGAGATATGCCTGAGGCTGAGAAATATTACTCGCAATGCCTTAGTTTACCTATGTTTCCAACCTTAACCAATGATGAACAAGAGTTTGTAATCAAGTCAGTACTTAATTTTCTTGAAAATGGAGAGTAA
- the pseB gene encoding UDP-N-acetylglucosamine 4,6-dehydratase (inverting), producing the protein MDFKNKSILITGGTGSLGKALTSHILNKCEGVKRLVIFSRDEQKQFEMAQQYPGHLYPQIRFFIGDVRDYERLKRAFKGIDYVIHAAAMKHVPIAEYNPMECVKTNIMGAENVINAAIDTQVERVVALSTDKAAAPINLYGATKLASDKLFVAANNIRGANPIKFSVVRYGNVMGSNGSVIPFFIKKKKEGKLPITDPNMTRFNISLQGGVDMVMHALDHAWGGEIFVPKIPSYRILDIAEAIGPECEKPIVGIRPGEKVHEEMITSSDSFYTYDLGKYYAILPATHSWSLDEFLTYHKAVKVTPGFRYNSEENTEWETVESLRQLIKEHVDSTFNV; encoded by the coding sequence ATGGATTTTAAAAATAAATCAATATTAATTACCGGTGGTACCGGTTCATTAGGTAAAGCCCTAACCAGCCACATCTTGAACAAGTGTGAAGGAGTTAAAAGGCTGGTAATCTTTTCAAGAGACGAACAAAAACAATTTGAGATGGCTCAGCAGTATCCCGGCCATTTATACCCGCAAATCCGTTTTTTTATTGGTGATGTTAGGGATTATGAGCGCTTGAAAAGAGCATTTAAAGGCATTGATTATGTGATACATGCAGCGGCCATGAAACATGTTCCCATTGCTGAGTACAACCCTATGGAGTGTGTGAAGACTAATATCATGGGTGCAGAAAACGTGATTAATGCAGCCATTGATACACAAGTAGAACGAGTGGTAGCATTATCAACCGACAAAGCCGCGGCACCTATTAACTTGTATGGAGCAACAAAGCTTGCTTCGGATAAGTTGTTTGTGGCAGCTAATAATATAAGGGGAGCTAACCCAATAAAGTTTTCTGTGGTGCGTTATGGCAACGTAATGGGATCAAATGGCTCCGTAATTCCTTTCTTTATCAAGAAAAAGAAAGAAGGTAAATTGCCTATTACCGACCCAAACATGACCCGTTTTAACATTAGTCTTCAAGGCGGTGTAGATATGGTAATGCATGCCTTAGACCATGCTTGGGGTGGTGAGATTTTTGTGCCTAAAATCCCGTCTTATCGTATTTTAGATATCGCGGAAGCAATAGGCCCCGAATGTGAAAAGCCCATTGTGGGTATCAGACCCGGAGAGAAGGTTCACGAAGAAATGATTACTTCTTCTGATTCATTCTATACCTATGATTTAGGTAAGTACTATGCAATTCTACCCGCCACCCATTCGTGGAGTTTAGATGAGTTCTTAACCTATCATAAGGCGGTCAAAGTTACTCCCGGTTTTAGATACAATTCTGAGGAGAATACCGAATGGGAAACTGTTGAATCGTTACGCCAGCTTATAAAAGAACACGTTGACTCAACGTTTAATGTTTAA
- a CDS encoding oligosaccharide flippase family protein, with protein MSSKLKEIGGATLNYGIGKFLPQVIGFFLIPLYTMYLTPEDYGIVELATAFGAFSLILMRLALPGSVSRFYYEHKEGPELRDYITTIYWSLLAISVGMAALIYIVSYFFLHKLVPGLPLWPFVGVVLLADIFSANSEIQKRLLQARKQSAYSAKLSIVTSLVGIITAIVLVVGFDLGALGIVGASLMGSTIFFIQAQFYLRKDMGGNFSFKLLTPSFKYALNILPSHFVTPFGNLLSRSLLSGFSSLAAVGLYSLAMRFITPLYLISEAFNTAFSPIYFEARKKDEPEGYKKLEDACKKIWLVAIFMFVAASALTPSLIHLITPERYHPAAELIPFMAISFLPTVLTVMYSNEMYYSKKTAWVSVIAVTRFVSNLAIALLFIEQWGYYALILAKFIENIIIMLFSVFISRKMFNFNPNVPLIIKSGLLGLVLVAVSVLFANYQPNSYLQLGFGLALVAAFAGLLVVTRMASIDTLKNYIKSKRL; from the coding sequence TTGAGCAGCAAGCTTAAAGAAATAGGCGGGGCAACCCTTAACTATGGCATTGGTAAGTTTTTGCCACAAGTAATTGGTTTTTTTCTAATTCCGCTGTACACAATGTACCTTACCCCTGAGGACTATGGTATAGTAGAGTTGGCAACCGCTTTTGGCGCATTTTCACTTATCTTAATGCGTTTAGCACTCCCCGGTTCGGTGTCTCGTTTTTACTATGAGCATAAAGAAGGTCCGGAGTTACGGGACTATATAACAACAATCTATTGGTCGTTACTGGCTATAAGTGTGGGGATGGCAGCCCTAATTTATATTGTTTCGTATTTTTTCCTGCATAAATTAGTTCCCGGCCTTCCTTTGTGGCCTTTTGTGGGTGTTGTATTACTAGCTGATATATTTTCAGCAAACTCTGAAATACAAAAGAGATTATTACAAGCCCGCAAACAATCTGCATACTCTGCCAAACTAAGTATAGTAACTTCTTTAGTTGGTATTATAACGGCAATCGTTTTAGTTGTTGGATTTGATTTAGGCGCATTAGGAATTGTTGGTGCCAGTCTTATGGGGTCAACTATTTTCTTTATTCAGGCACAATTTTATTTGCGGAAAGATATGGGGGGTAATTTCTCTTTCAAATTACTTACTCCATCGTTCAAATACGCATTAAATATATTGCCTTCGCATTTTGTTACTCCTTTTGGTAATTTACTTTCAAGGTCTTTACTATCAGGTTTTTCATCATTAGCAGCGGTAGGTTTATATTCATTGGCGATGCGTTTTATCACGCCGTTATACCTTATAAGCGAGGCTTTTAACACAGCCTTTTCGCCCATCTATTTTGAAGCCCGCAAAAAAGACGAGCCGGAAGGCTATAAAAAATTGGAAGATGCTTGCAAAAAAATATGGTTAGTGGCCATCTTTATGTTTGTTGCAGCATCAGCATTAACGCCATCCTTAATCCATTTAATAACCCCTGAAAGATACCACCCCGCAGCTGAACTTATACCTTTTATGGCCATTAGTTTTTTGCCAACAGTGCTTACTGTGATGTACTCGAACGAGATGTATTATAGTAAAAAGACTGCATGGGTGAGCGTAATTGCAGTAACCAGATTTGTCTCTAACCTTGCAATAGCATTGTTATTCATTGAGCAATGGGGTTATTATGCATTAATCTTAGCCAAGTTTATTGAGAATATCATCATCATGTTGTTCTCAGTATTTATATCCCGCAAAATGTTTAATTTCAATCCCAACGTGCCACTAATCATTAAAAGTGGTTTATTGGGTCTGGTATTAGTTGCCGTATCGGTATTGTTTGCCAATTATCAACCCAACAGCTATTTACAATTAGGTTTTGGGTTAGCTTTAGTAGCGGCATTTGCAGGTTTGTTGGTAGTAACCCGTATGGCAAGTATTGACACGTTAAAAAATTACATAAAATCAAAACGCCTATAA
- a CDS encoding acylneuraminate cytidylyltransferase family protein, whose translation MSHNKYKILAIIPAREGSKRVLQKNFRPFAGTTLTDITIKHGLQSKQITDVVLSSDSEEVLNIGRNYEGVISLKRPEEFSTDTSPAIEFVRHTLSVLEPQKGYTYDMVVILQPSSPLRYVEDIDNTIELLANNPDADSSVSVVKIDHMVHPVKLKVLKGEELMPYIEEEKGRFAAHELPDVYVRNCAVYVTWRKDLETRPDVIGKKSLAYVMPAETSADINSMMDFEFAEYLYKKANNIT comes from the coding sequence TTGAGTCACAACAAGTATAAAATATTAGCAATTATTCCTGCGCGCGAAGGCTCTAAAAGGGTGTTGCAAAAAAATTTCCGTCCGTTTGCGGGTACTACGCTAACGGATATTACCATTAAACACGGTTTACAGTCAAAACAGATAACTGATGTAGTGCTAAGCTCTGATAGCGAGGAAGTACTCAATATCGGTCGAAACTATGAAGGGGTTATCAGCTTGAAAAGACCCGAAGAATTTTCAACCGATACCTCACCTGCTATTGAGTTTGTGAGGCACACATTATCGGTACTTGAGCCTCAAAAAGGGTACACCTATGATATGGTAGTGATACTGCAACCCAGTTCACCGCTACGTTACGTTGAAGATATTGACAATACCATTGAGTTATTGGCCAATAACCCCGATGCCGATTCTTCAGTAAGCGTAGTGAAGATTGACCACATGGTGCACCCTGTGAAATTGAAGGTGTTGAAGGGCGAAGAGTTAATGCCCTATATCGAAGAAGAAAAAGGTAGGTTTGCTGCCCATGAGTTGCCCGATGTTTACGTGCGGAATTGCGCGGTATATGTTACATGGCGCAAGGATTTAGAAACCCGCCCCGACGTGATAGGTAAAAAAAGCCTAGCATACGTAATGCCAGCTGAAACCTCAGCGGATATAAACAGTATGATGGACTTTGAGTTTGCCGAATATTTATATAAAAAAGCCAATAACATTACTTGA
- a CDS encoding polysaccharide deacetylase family protein, giving the protein MIYNQRRFGANTNPSPQKINGLRLLIVNFHYFREETYASGIYPVSRAALNRQVDELAKYYEFISQEKLAEAVSTKNYPDKDFCLITIDDGLKEQMAAFEFLKEKGIPSILYVPTDAVQNRKVLNVHKLHYVRTQMTDSDLFSLLDEKYNVSNVKFDMAALANQYRYDDDTARKVKYFLNFVLTEEQKEEATNFFFSRLVSNETDFANQLYMNETDLITLANAGVLGSHGCAHIPLATKSFEVAKTDIQQSINYLENVTGKPVISFSYPYGGKDAVNTDLAPAFEETNVKFALTMWRGVNTAENLNNPLFLHRVDTNDAPGGKNNSTEYISLGAKA; this is encoded by the coding sequence ATTATATACAACCAACGAAGATTTGGTGCAAACACGAACCCGAGTCCCCAAAAAATAAACGGTTTGAGGCTACTAATAGTTAACTTTCATTACTTCCGTGAGGAAACCTATGCTTCAGGTATTTATCCTGTAAGTAGGGCTGCTTTAAACAGGCAGGTAGATGAATTGGCTAAATATTACGAGTTTATATCACAGGAGAAGTTGGCAGAAGCCGTTTCAACAAAAAACTATCCTGATAAAGACTTTTGTCTGATTACCATTGACGATGGATTGAAGGAACAAATGGCTGCTTTTGAGTTTTTGAAAGAAAAAGGCATCCCTTCAATCTTATACGTCCCCACTGACGCTGTACAAAACCGTAAGGTACTTAACGTACATAAATTGCATTATGTGCGTACACAAATGACAGATAGTGATTTGTTTAGCTTGTTGGATGAAAAATACAATGTATCAAATGTAAAATTTGATATGGCAGCCCTTGCCAACCAATACCGCTACGATGATGATACGGCTCGCAAAGTGAAGTACTTCTTGAACTTTGTGTTGACCGAAGAACAAAAAGAAGAAGCCACTAACTTTTTCTTTAGTCGTTTGGTGAGCAACGAAACCGACTTTGCCAACCAATTATACATGAACGAAACAGACCTGATAACGCTTGCCAATGCTGGTGTTTTAGGTTCGCACGGTTGTGCACACATTCCATTGGCTACAAAGTCTTTTGAAGTTGCAAAAACCGATATTCAACAATCAATAAACTATTTAGAAAATGTTACGGGTAAACCTGTAATATCGTTTTCATACCCATACGGTGGTAAGGATGCGGTGAATACCGACCTCGCTCCGGCCTTTGAGGAAACGAATGTGAAATTTGCTCTAACCATGTGGCGAGGAGTAAACACCGCTGAAAACCTAAATAATCCGTTGTTTTTACACCGTGTAGACACCAATGATGCACCCGGGGGGAAAAACAACTCAACCGAATACATTTCGCTTGGCGCAAAAGCTTAA
- the neuC gene encoding UDP-N-acetylglucosamine 2-epimerase (hydrolyzing), with the protein MGKRKVCVVVTARPSYSRIKTALKAIQDHPDLELQLVIAASALLDRYGSAVNVIERDGFTIAAKVFNVLEGENLTAAAKTTGIGILELSTVFDNLSPDIVVTVADRFETMATAVAASYMNIPLAHVQGGEVTGNIDEKVRHAITKLADLHLVASPKAKERVVKMGEDETKVHLTGCPSIDLADEILQNPALTFNPFDKYKGAGQEVDISKGYIVVMQHPVTTEYSQSRTHIEQTLDAVAELNIPVLWFWPNVDAGADGTSKGIRVFREHRDASNFHFFKNMEPNDFLLLLKNSQCLVGNSSVGIRECAYLGIPVVNIGGRQAGRERGKNVMDVDYDKEAIKQAIKAQIANGHYSPDKIYGDGTAGTQIADILAKAPLSIEKILMY; encoded by the coding sequence ATGGGCAAACGCAAAGTTTGTGTAGTAGTAACAGCAAGGCCAAGCTACAGCCGCATTAAAACGGCATTAAAGGCCATACAAGATCACCCCGATTTGGAGTTGCAATTAGTAATTGCGGCTTCAGCATTGCTAGACAGGTATGGCTCTGCCGTAAATGTTATTGAAAGGGATGGATTTACAATTGCCGCCAAGGTGTTTAACGTGTTGGAAGGTGAAAACCTTACCGCAGCTGCCAAAACAACCGGCATTGGTATTTTGGAGCTTTCAACAGTATTTGATAACCTGTCGCCCGACATTGTGGTAACTGTTGCCGACCGTTTTGAAACCATGGCTACAGCCGTTGCGGCATCGTACATGAACATTCCTTTAGCGCATGTTCAGGGCGGTGAGGTTACCGGTAATATTGATGAAAAAGTTCGTCATGCCATTACCAAACTTGCCGATTTGCATTTGGTGGCATCACCCAAGGCAAAAGAACGTGTAGTTAAAATGGGCGAAGATGAAACGAAAGTCCATTTAACAGGTTGCCCGTCTATTGACCTTGCCGACGAAATTTTACAAAATCCCGCATTAACCTTTAACCCGTTTGATAAGTACAAAGGGGCAGGGCAGGAAGTAGATATCAGCAAAGGCTATATTGTTGTTATGCAACATCCGGTAACTACCGAGTATAGTCAATCACGCACTCATATCGAACAAACATTGGATGCGGTTGCCGAACTAAACATACCCGTGTTGTGGTTTTGGCCAAACGTAGATGCCGGTGCTGACGGCACTTCAAAAGGTATCCGCGTATTCCGCGAACATCGCGACGCTTCAAACTTCCATTTCTTCAAAAACATGGAGCCCAACGATTTTCTTCTGTTACTTAAAAACTCACAATGTTTGGTAGGAAACTCAAGTGTTGGTATCCGTGAATGTGCATACTTAGGTATACCTGTTGTGAACATCGGTGGCCGTCAAGCAGGTCGTGAGCGCGGTAAAAATGTAATGGATGTAGATTACGATAAGGAAGCCATTAAGCAGGCTATAAAAGCGCAAATTGCTAACGGGCACTACAGCCCTGATAAGATTTACGGTGATGGTACCGCCGGTACACAAATAGCCGACATATTGGCTAAAGCACCGTTGTCTATCGAGAAAATATTGATGTACTAA